From the Thermococcus sp. MV5 genome, the window AAACCTCTCCCACTCATCGGGAACTTAGCCGTTGCAACCTTAACTGGAGCAACACCTATTTACGGCGCAATCGCTGTTGAGAAAATAGGACTAGCAGGTTATCTTGCTCTCTGTGCATTCTTGGTAAACGTTGCCAGAGAAATTTTCAAAGATGTCGAGGACATAGAAGGTGACAAAACCCAAGGTGCAAAGACTCTCCCTATTATTTGGGGGGTTAAGAAGGCTTCCATGATTGGAGTTTTATTCAACATAACTACCATCATGGCGTCGTTCCTTCCTGTAAGGGTGGGAATAGGTCTTGGATACTTCCCAATAATCTTTGTGGATGGAATAATTTTATGGGCAAGTTACGAAGTTTTAAAAAGCCCCGCTCCTACAACTGCCGGGAAGGTTCAAAGAAAGCTGAAAATTGCCATATATTTGGCAGTGCTTAGCTTTTTACTAGGATCAATAACAAGGGAGGTGTAGTAAATGGAATTTAGAGATGTAATCGAAAAAGAGTTGGCTAATCCTAAACTTTGGACTCTCATCACGTTTAAAACCCCCTATGGACCCGGTGAAACCATGGATCAACTAGCAAATCTTCTTGAAGAACTGGGATGGAAAGTCACCTTTAAAGCAAACTGGTGGACTGCAGACATCCCATATGGGGTGATCAGATTAGATGCAGAATATGAAGGAAGAGAGAAAATAGTCTTGGGGAGATGGATACTTGGAAGCAAATGTGAACTTCTTAAAATCGAGAACCTAGACTTGGAAAAAGGCAAAAATGAGTTCTACAGACTAGTAGACGGAATCACGTCAACACTAATATATGATCCAGTTATTAGGACTATGAGAGAACAATATTAACGCCACTTTTTAATATTTAAAAAGGAAAAATCATTCAAGAATCTGATAATAGCCGATCTCTGGTTCAAAGATTTCACCCTCCGCCAAAAGGGCCCTAATAGCCTCTTCAATGATTTCTACATCATACTTGTCTTGAAGTTTTCTTTGAATAAACTTAAGTGAAACGGCCATTCCCTTCGATCGAAGAATCTCAAGTACTGCTCTCTTAACTTCTTCCAACCCTTCCTTAACTTTTTCGGCCTCCTCAAAGAATTCTTCCTCAAATGCAGACTCCTCAGCTTTTTGCTCCATTATCACAGCATAAAGTTCATCAATAGTAGCAAGTAAATCTTCGGATATTCCTTTGTTCTTAGCTATTACTCTCGCTTTTGCTGTTATTCCATACGTATTATATATCTCAAAGGCCAGCCTTGCTTTCTTGATGTGCTCCACTTTATCTTTTAAGGTTTCATAGCGATGTAATATCCACATGTTCGGGTCTACTTTGGTCACTCCCTCGATTAGGACTTGCTTATCATCTCTCCATTCTGTAATTTTACCAATTAGCTGGACCATGTCTCCTTTTTTCACTAAACGAATGAATCTCGTATCATCCCTAAACCCAAGAACCCATATTACTCCAGTTCCGTCATCAATCTGGAACTTACCATAGGTTTCATCTTCTGCAATAATCGGTTCTCTGACTACAGTCCCTACAATTTTTGCTCTGTAAACTTTCCTCGCATCTTTTGTAATTAGATAATTAGGTTCAAAATCACCCTCACTTTTTACATAAAACCCTTCAAGTATATCCTTTATATAAACTCTAGTTGAAGGTAATCTCTTTTTCATTCTAACCACCCTGCAAGAGCATTTTTAATTTTTGGGAGAAGCTTTTTTTCGAGTTCTTGCACTTCCTCTAGATATTCGATCTCCACATTGCTAAAGTCCTGAACAACCTCACCGTAAACGTGTATTTCTTCATTCCTAATGACTCTGCCAATTATCCTCACTGTCTGACCAATTTTTGGTAAGACATTCTCCTCACATTCAATTGGAACGACCCCAGTTCCGTCATCAAGCCAGAAAATATAGTCTATCTTATCTACCTTGACAACTTTACCAATAAGGGATACCCTAAGATCATCAAGAGTAATTTCAGAGATTTTTCTTTCCACAGCGGGTCTGCGTCTTTTAATCCGAACTGGCATCTCTTCCATATCACTCTACCTCCTCTAAAAGCTCTCTTCTAACTTTTTCAATTTCTCTTTTACAATCTACATCATCCCAAGAGGAAGCTTTTAATATCAGTCCTAAGAAGCGATCTTCAACAACGTTTCCTCTAACTACTATCTCTTTACCAAGCACATGATAAAATTCATCCTCTGCTAACTTTCTACCAGCTTCTCTTGCAGTCATGCCCATTTTTATCAGTTCCTTAAGTTTCTCACCTATTTCCTCAGGTTCTACACCGAGAATTTCTACTACATCATCCCCAAATAAAGTGACTCTAATGTAACCTGTAGAATCATCCAAACCAAAGTCAAGAATAGTAGCAGTTATTGGTCTTACTTCTCCATGTTCTATACATATCCACGTGTTTGTGGCTGGGTCATAATCAACTTTTCTCCTGCATTGAGGACATGCATCATAAGCGATGACTCTATAAAGTTTGGCTATTGTACCCCTAACTTCCACAAATTTCTCTCCACCCATTAACTCCCCAATTTTCTTTCTTGTGTAATTATAGCTCCTGACCTCCTCAATAGGCGGAATCTCACTTACTCTTGGGTCGTCCGGATTTAAAATGACTCTGCTCCTGAAGCTTACATGAAGCTCTGGAAGACCTCTAAGACTCTCTCTTACATCAGCATTTATTATCTTAACCACACTTCCGACTTGTATCTCATTGTAATACTTTGCAATTTCAGAATCCCACAGAACAACCCTTGCCCTTCCAGTGCTATCATAGATCATAAGACCCGCTACCCTTCCTAAAGAACCATCTTTTTTCTTGTATTCTCTAACAGGGTATTTTCGAAAAACTCTCCCAACTATATTAACTCCTCTCATTCCTGGAACCAAATCAGCGAGATGCATGAGTGGAGCTTCCTCCTCTTCAGTTTTTACCCCTAGTTCCTCTGCCAGTAAGAGAGCAGCAGCATGCTCAGAGATCTCATTAGTACGTGCGATCTCATTGATTTTAGCTTCTATCTCTTCCATGCTCATACCTGTTTTTTGCCGTATCCTTTTTACAATCTCATCTTTAGTTATGACTACCATATACACTCACCTAAATAGTAATTAATAGAACAGGTATTTAAAGTTTTTGAATTCGCAATAAGCCCTTAATATTTCTCTATATCTCTGAAAAAGAAAAAATAAGCAGCATAAAGAATTACTACTTGGTGTTTTCGTTTTTTTGTTCCTTCTCTATCTTAGATATCAAGTCAGAATACTCTGCATGAACAACTTTTTTAAAGGCCTCTTTAATTATGAGGGGATCATTCTCTGGAAAGCCATAAAGCTCAGCAAACTTTTGAGTAGTTCCAAGAATTTTTGTTCTTTCATAGGGCTCCGCATATACCAAGCCCATTTCCAGCAAACGTTTTATGTGTTCATACACTTGGCTTCCTCTGAGCTTCACTAATTTGCTCTGCTCGATTGGTTGGAGATATGCTATTAATGCAAGTGTCTTGAGTTCTCCTGTTCTCAGATCCGGTCTCGGCATTAACTGAACCACCATTTGAGAATACTCTTGCTTAACCTGCATTACATATTTGTCTCCCAAGACTCTTACAACCTCTATTGCACTGTTTCTTTCTGCATATTCAGCTGCTATAAGCTCAATGAGCTTCTCAATATAATCAAGAGATTTTATTCCCAAAGCCTTCGAAATCTCTTTAACACTTAATGGCCTACCAGATACAAATAAAGCAGCCTCAACCAGAGCCTTGTCC encodes:
- a CDS encoding geranylgeranylglycerol-phosphate geranylgeranyltransferase; protein product: MEVKGFVEIVRPANCIIAGLVGILGATVALGSLPPSKTSLLIFLVVFLGCSWGNTINDYFDYEIDKINRPKRPLPRGAFSRNTALIYGLSLALSGLFIAYLIGIEAFLFALGAYLLMFLYAWKLKPLPLIGNLAVATLTGATPIYGAIAVEKIGLAGYLALCAFLVNVAREIFKDVEDIEGDKTQGAKTLPIIWGVKKASMIGVLFNITTIMASFLPVRVGIGLGYFPIIFVDGIILWASYEVLKSPAPTTAGKVQRKLKIAIYLAVLSFLLGSITREV
- a CDS encoding ribonucleoside-triphosphate reductase, which produces MEFRDVIEKELANPKLWTLITFKTPYGPGETMDQLANLLEELGWKVTFKANWWTADIPYGVIRLDAEYEGREKIVLGRWILGSKCELLKIENLDLEKGKNEFYRLVDGITSTLIYDPVIRTMREQY
- a CDS encoding OB-fold nucleic acid binding domain-containing protein; the protein is MKKRLPSTRVYIKDILEGFYVKSEGDFEPNYLITKDARKVYRAKIVGTVVREPIIAEDETYGKFQIDDGTGVIWVLGFRDDTRFIRLVKKGDMVQLIGKITEWRDDKQVLIEGVTKVDPNMWILHRYETLKDKVEHIKKARLAFEIYNTYGITAKARVIAKNKGISEDLLATIDELYAVIMEQKAEESAFEEEFFEEAEKVKEGLEEVKRAVLEILRSKGMAVSLKFIQRKLQDKYDVEIIEEAIRALLAEGEIFEPEIGYYQILE
- a CDS encoding replication protein RepA, whose product is MEEMPVRIKRRRPAVERKISEITLDDLRVSLIGKVVKVDKIDYIFWLDDGTGVVPIECEENVLPKIGQTVRIIGRVIRNEEIHVYGEVVQDFSNVEIEYLEEVQELEKKLLPKIKNALAGWLE
- a CDS encoding OB-fold nucleic acid binding domain-containing protein; protein product: MVVITKDEIVKRIRQKTGMSMEEIEAKINEIARTNEISEHAAALLLAEELGVKTEEEEAPLMHLADLVPGMRGVNIVGRVFRKYPVREYKKKDGSLGRVAGLMIYDSTGRARVVLWDSEIAKYYNEIQVGSVVKIINADVRESLRGLPELHVSFRSRVILNPDDPRVSEIPPIEEVRSYNYTRKKIGELMGGEKFVEVRGTIAKLYRVIAYDACPQCRRKVDYDPATNTWICIEHGEVRPITATILDFGLDDSTGYIRVTLFGDDVVEILGVEPEEIGEKLKELIKMGMTAREAGRKLAEDEFYHVLGKEIVVRGNVVEDRFLGLILKASSWDDVDCKREIEKVRRELLEEVE
- the scpB gene encoding SMC-Scp complex subunit ScpB translates to MGLIEDKALVEAALFVSGRPLSVKEISKALGIKSLDYIEKLIELIAAEYAERNSAIEVVRVLGDKYVMQVKQEYSQMVVQLMPRPDLRTGELKTLALIAYLQPIEQSKLVKLRGSQVYEHIKRLLEMGLVYAEPYERTKILGTTQKFAELYGFPENDPLIIKEAFKKVVHAEYSDLISKIEKEQKNENTK